In one window of Candidatus Methylomirabilota bacterium DNA:
- a CDS encoding alpha/beta hydrolase: protein MAFYERGPVRIYYEEVGSGFPLLLIPGGGLNSALSSWQTASPFNPMERYHDDFRCICADLRNADPGQSSGPLEIDRPWDAYTDDQLGLMDHLGIREFMVMGFCIGGPMIHNLLKRAPERVVAAAMMQPSGFRPEMPDLFYQNNMTKWGPQLCARRPEVTMATVHDFLTSMYTKRADFVFTVSRDFVRSIRTPLLIAPDDVPAHPYKVAMEVASLAPNAEVTIYPWKDSQEHIDQVVEHARRFLKAHEPVRA from the coding sequence ATGGCGTTCTACGAAAGAGGCCCGGTCCGTATCTACTACGAAGAGGTGGGTTCCGGCTTCCCCCTGTTGCTCATCCCGGGCGGCGGGCTCAATTCGGCACTTTCCTCCTGGCAGACAGCCTCGCCCTTCAACCCGATGGAACGGTACCACGACGACTTCCGCTGCATCTGCGCTGACCTGCGCAACGCCGACCCCGGGCAATCCAGCGGCCCGCTCGAGATCGACCGCCCCTGGGACGCCTATACGGACGACCAGCTCGGGCTGATGGACCACCTCGGCATCCGGGAGTTCATGGTCATGGGCTTCTGCATCGGCGGGCCGATGATCCACAACCTTCTCAAGCGGGCACCAGAGCGCGTCGTCGCGGCCGCGATGATGCAACCCAGCGGGTTCAGGCCCGAGATGCCGGACCTCTTCTACCAGAACAACATGACGAAGTGGGGACCGCAGCTCTGCGCGAGGCGCCCCGAGGTCACGATGGCCACTGTCCACGACTTCCTCACCAGCATGTACACGAAGCGTGCCGACTTCGTGTTCACCGTATCGCGCGATTTCGTGCGCTCCATCCGGACGCCGCTGCTGATCGCGCCCGACGACGTGCCCGCGCACCCGTACAAGGTCGCGATGGAGGTGGCCAGCCTCGCCCCGAATGCCGAGGTGACGATCTATCCTTGGAAGGATTCGCAGGAGCACATCGACCAGGTCGTGGAGCACGCGCGGCGCTTCCTCAAGGCGCACGAACCCGTCAGAGCTTAG
- a CDS encoding amylo-alpha-1,6-glucosidase has protein sequence MRDGATMAATLLRAGCTEEVRDYLRWYGRHQAPDGTIPCCVDSNGPDWLAEYDSQGEFIYAVMEYFRFTGDRVFLSEMWPVVARSVDRIEALRSQRLTAEFPTPEKRAYYGLLPESANTGTR, from the coding sequence ATCCGCGACGGCGCGACCATGGCGGCGACCCTGCTGCGCGCAGGCTGCACCGAGGAGGTCCGGGACTATCTTCGCTGGTACGGGCGCCATCAGGCCCCCGACGGGACCATCCCGTGCTGCGTCGACAGTAACGGCCCCGACTGGCTCGCGGAATACGACAGCCAGGGTGAGTTCATCTACGCCGTCATGGAGTACTTCCGCTTCACCGGAGATCGCGTCTTCCTCTCCGAGATGTGGCCGGTGGTGGCCAGATCCGTCGATCGGATCGAAGCGCTGCGCAGCCAGCGCCTCACGGCCGAGTTCCCGACGCCGGAGAAACGGGCCTACTATGGGCTGCTGCCGGAGTCTGCGAACACTGGAACTCGATGA
- a CDS encoding carboxymuconolactone decarboxylase family protein — MSEGRFTTLTAETMTPEQKRVAEAIQSGPRGAGLRGPFNALLRSPELCDLVQRVGAFVRFNTSIPARVNELAIIMAGRKWTAQYEFYAHRRLAIEAGLKPAIADAIAAGTRPAGMAEDEAIVYDFVAELLATGQVSDAAFARVKAAFGERGVVDLVGAVGYYSLVSMVLNVARVPLPAGVDPPLK; from the coding sequence ATGAGCGAGGGACGCTTCACCACGTTGACGGCCGAGACCATGACGCCGGAGCAGAAGCGCGTGGCGGAAGCCATCCAGTCGGGGCCACGCGGCGCGGGCCTTCGCGGGCCGTTCAACGCACTTTTGCGTAGTCCGGAGCTGTGCGATCTCGTCCAGCGGGTCGGCGCTTTCGTGCGGTTCAACACGTCGATCCCGGCGCGGGTCAACGAGCTGGCCATCATCATGGCCGGGCGGAAGTGGACGGCGCAGTACGAGTTCTACGCGCATCGGCGGCTCGCCATCGAGGCGGGCCTCAAGCCGGCCATCGCCGATGCTATCGCCGCCGGCACCCGTCCCGCCGGCATGGCGGAGGACGAGGCGATCGTGTACGACTTCGTCGCCGAGCTGCTGGCGACGGGCCAGGTGTCGGACGCCGCCTTTGCGCGCGTGAAGGCGGCCTTCGGTGAGCGCGGCGTGGTGGACCTGGTGGGCGCGGTCGGCTATTACAGCCTCGTATCGATGGTGCTGAACGTCGCGCGCGTCCCCCTGCCGGCCGGTGTCGACCCCCCGCTGAAGTAG
- a CDS encoding LLM class flavin-dependent oxidoreductase, with translation MEFGIFNLMGSREADKPTAQVFGEVTEQTRLADELGYTTAWFAEHHFSNYCLCASPLMMVAHCASITRRIRLGTAVVVLPLYNPARLAAEIATADALSNGRLMLGVGSGYQPYEFERFGIDIAQNLEMTEELCDILELAFSRDFFSYNGKHYRMPDTHIPSRPVQNPLPIYVAGHSPAMFQTAARRGYRVLSSGRVGGPTFLAEQYADMVAAFAAENAPLSRAHITINRFAHITDSRDEGMRFAENARYQTRLASSLRRRQEVMRGTVLVDVPYPDEPSLETIHDNLLIGDVDTIAEKLVAEVHATKFVQVCFSFKVGNTPHKAAMRSMELMIGEVKPKVEQALVRA, from the coding sequence ATGGAGTTCGGGATCTTCAATCTGATGGGGTCGCGCGAGGCGGACAAGCCGACCGCGCAGGTGTTCGGTGAAGTCACCGAGCAGACGAGGCTGGCCGACGAGCTCGGCTACACGACTGCCTGGTTCGCCGAGCACCACTTCTCGAACTATTGCTTGTGCGCGTCGCCGTTGATGATGGTGGCCCATTGCGCCTCGATCACCAGGCGGATTCGGCTCGGCACCGCGGTCGTGGTGTTGCCCCTGTACAACCCGGCGCGGCTGGCCGCCGAGATCGCCACGGCCGACGCGTTATCGAACGGCCGCCTGATGCTCGGCGTCGGATCCGGGTATCAGCCCTACGAATTCGAGCGGTTCGGGATCGACATCGCGCAGAATCTCGAAATGACCGAGGAGCTCTGCGACATCCTCGAGCTGGCCTTCAGCCGGGATTTCTTCAGCTACAACGGCAAACACTACCGGATGCCAGACACGCATATCCCCTCCCGCCCGGTGCAGAACCCGCTGCCGATCTACGTCGCCGGCCACAGCCCGGCGATGTTCCAGACCGCCGCGCGGCGTGGCTATCGAGTCCTGTCGTCGGGCCGGGTCGGCGGCCCCACGTTTCTGGCCGAGCAGTATGCCGACATGGTCGCCGCGTTCGCCGCCGAGAACGCGCCCCTGTCGCGGGCGCACATCACCATCAACCGCTTCGCCCACATCACCGACAGCCGCGACGAGGGGATGCGCTTTGCCGAGAACGCGCGCTATCAGACGCGGCTGGCGTCGAGTCTCAGGCGCCGGCAGGAAGTCATGCGCGGCACCGTGCTGGTCGATGTCCCGTACCCCGACGAGCCGTCGCTCGAGACCATCCACGACAATCTGCTGATCGGTGATGTCGACACGATCGCCGAGAAGCTCGTCGCCGAGGTCCACGCGACCAAGTTCGTGCAGGTGTGCTTCTCGTTCAAGGTCGGGAATACGCCGCACAAGGCGGCGATGCGCTCGATGGAGCTGATGATCGGCGAGGTCAAGCCGAAGGTGGAACAAGCGCTCGTGAGAGCATGA
- a CDS encoding EVE domain-containing protein yields the protein MNWLVKEEPTHYGFEALVKDRKAVWSGVRNALAQRHLRAIKKGDHIFYYHTGDEKAVVGIARALSAAYPDPEDASGKYVAVDIAPVKRLPRPVTLAEFKADPAFKDFALVRIARLSVMPVTDAEWARIERMARKAD from the coding sequence ATGAACTGGCTCGTCAAGGAGGAACCCACCCACTACGGGTTCGAGGCGCTCGTGAAGGACAGGAAGGCCGTCTGGAGCGGCGTCAGGAACGCGCTGGCCCAGAGGCATCTTCGCGCCATCAAGAAGGGCGACCACATCTTCTATTACCACACCGGCGATGAGAAGGCGGTGGTCGGGATCGCCAGGGCGCTGTCCGCCGCCTATCCGGATCCGGAGGACGCAAGCGGCAAGTATGTGGCGGTGGATATCGCGCCGGTCAAGCGGCTTCCCAGGCCGGTGACGCTCGCCGAGTTCAAGGCCGACCCAGCTTTCAAGGACTTTGCGCTGGTCCGCATCGCGCGGCTGTCGGTGATGCCCGTCACCGATGCGGAGTGGGCGCGGATCGAGCGCATGGCAAGGAAGGCCGACTAG